One Dictyoglomus sp. NZ13-RE01 genomic window carries:
- a CDS encoding polyketide cyclase: MRILWENPIDVSLLIHEDMLFWPSDPKFEREWVSEISKGRHVNLSKLTLGSHTGTHVDAPFHFIADGKTVELLDIRKFYGVAKVFEVKNDKKILLSEIKDFDIEENDIVLFKTKNSKLLLENRFHDDYVGLSLESAIYLAEKKIKTVGIDYLSIGPRGDEGRAVHKVLLGNEIGIIEGLNLLNVKEGKYFIVALPLNIKGGEGSLVRAILFPIEE; this comes from the coding sequence ATGAGAATTCTTTGGGAAAATCCTATAGATGTGAGTTTGTTAATTCATGAAGATATGCTTTTCTGGCCAAGTGATCCCAAGTTTGAAAGGGAATGGGTCTCTGAAATTTCTAAAGGAAGACATGTAAATCTTTCTAAATTAACACTTGGCTCTCATACTGGAACCCATGTGGATGCTCCCTTTCATTTTATAGCAGATGGAAAAACTGTAGAGCTTTTGGACATTAGAAAATTTTATGGAGTTGCCAAGGTTTTTGAGGTTAAAAATGATAAAAAAATACTTCTTTCTGAAATAAAGGATTTTGACATTGAGGAGAATGATATAGTTCTCTTTAAAACTAAGAATTCAAAATTGCTACTGGAAAATAGATTCCATGATGATTATGTGGGATTATCGTTGGAATCCGCTATTTATTTAGCAGAAAAGAAAATCAAAACTGTAGGCATTGACTATCTATCTATAGGACCAAGAGGTGATGAGGGAAGAGCGGTCCATAAGGTTCTTCTTGGGAATGAGATAGGCATAATTGAGGGACTGAACCTATTGAATGTGAAGGAAGGAAAATATTTTATTGTTGCTTTGCCATTGAATATAAAGGGAGGAGAAGGTTCATTAGTAAGGGCTATCCTTTTCCCTATTGAGGAATAA